The following coding sequences lie in one Oncorhynchus nerka isolate Pitt River linkage group LG14, Oner_Uvic_2.0, whole genome shotgun sequence genomic window:
- the LOC135574909 gene encoding uncharacterized protein LOC135574909: MDLPVPVYPEPSPVPVYPVPSPVPVYPEPSPVPVYPEPSPVPVYPEPSPVPVYPVPSPVPVYPEPSPVPVYPVPSPVPVYPVPSPVPVYPEPSPVPVYPEPSPVPVYPVPSPVPVYPVPSPVPVYPEPSPVPVYPVPSPVPVYPVPSPVPVYPEPSPVPVYPVPSPVPVYPEPSPVPVYPVPSPVPVYPEPSPVPVYPEPSPGRVLYLYTLYPVLYLYTLNPVLYPYTLNPVLDGSCTCIPCTQSCTGPVPVYPEPSPGRVLYLYTLNPVLYLYTLNPVLYPYTLNPVLYPYTLNPVLYLYTLYPVLYLYTLNPVLYLYTLYPVLDPGGSCTRIP; encoded by the coding sequence ATGGATCTACCTGTACCCGTATACCCTGAACCCAGTCCTGTACCTGTATACCCTGTACCCAGTCCTGTACCCGTATACCCTGAACCCAGTCCTGTACCTGTATACCCTGAACCCAGTCCTGTACCCGTATACCCTGAACCCAGTCCTGTACCTGTATACCCTGTACCCAGTCCTGTACCTGTATACCCTGAACCCAGTCCTGTACCTGTATACCCTGTACCCAGTCCTGTACCTGTATACCCTGTACCCAGTCCTGTACCTGTATACCCTGAACCCAGTCCTGTACCTGTATACCCTGAACCCAGTCCTGTACCTGTATACCCTGTACCCAGTCCTGTACCTGTATACCCTGTACCCAGTCCTGTACCTGTATACCCTGAACCCAGTCCTGTACCCGTATACCCTGTACCCAGTCCTGTACCTGTATACCCTGTACCCAGTCCTGTACCTGTATACCCTGAACCCAGTCCTGTACCTGTATACCCTGTACCCAGTCCTGTACCCGTATACCCTGAACCCAGTCCTGTACCTGTATACCCTGTACCCAGTCCTGTACCTGTATACCCTGAACCCAGTCCTGTACCCGTATACCCTGAACCCAGTCCTGGACGGGTCCTGTACCTGTATACCCTGTACCCAGTCCTGTACCTGTATACCCTGAACCCAGTCCTGTACCCGTATACCCTGAACCCAGTCCTGGACGGGTCCTGTACCTGTATACCCTGTACCCAGTCCTGTACGGGTCCTGTACCTGTATACCCTGAACCCAGTCCTGGACGGGTCCTGTACCTGTATACCCTGAACCCAGTCCTGTACCTGTATACCCTGAACCCAGTCCTGTACCCGTATACCCTGAACCCAGTCCTGTACCCGTATACCCTGAACCCAGTCCTGTACCTGTATACCCTGTACCCAGTCCTGTACCTGTATACCCTGAACCCAGTCCTGTACCTGTATACCCTGTACCCAGTCCTGGACCCGGGCGGGTCCTGTACCCGTATACCCTGA